One stretch of Acidobacteriota bacterium DNA includes these proteins:
- a CDS encoding TIGR01458 family HAD-type hydrolase produces MKATLTGLHGLMLDLDGTVYQDNRLIPGAAQAIADLRERGYRLRFVTNTTNKRRETIRDKLHALGIESDASEIFTAPVAASLMLRRHPQARCWVVTRGDSIQEFQGLRLDEDRPDVVVLGDLMEGFTFELLNRVFRKLMDGAELIAMQKNRYWLTRGKLTLDMGPFVAALEFATGRNARVIGKPSREFFRLALSHLGLPPHQAAMVGDDWESDIGGAQTVGLRTILVRTGKYQAEDENNLDPQPDGVIESLAELSEILA; encoded by the coding sequence ATGAAAGCGACACTCACCGGATTGCACGGCTTGATGCTGGATCTGGACGGCACCGTCTATCAGGACAACCGCCTGATTCCCGGCGCCGCCCAAGCCATCGCCGACCTCAGGGAGCGCGGCTACCGGCTCCGCTTCGTGACCAATACCACCAACAAGCGGCGGGAAACCATCCGGGACAAGCTCCATGCCCTGGGCATCGAGTCGGATGCCTCGGAGATATTCACGGCTCCGGTGGCAGCCAGCCTGATGCTGCGGCGCCATCCGCAGGCCCGCTGCTGGGTGGTCACCCGGGGCGACTCCATCCAGGAGTTCCAGGGCCTGAGACTGGACGAGGACCGACCCGACGTCGTGGTCCTGGGCGATCTGATGGAAGGGTTTACCTTCGAGCTGCTCAACCGCGTCTTCCGCAAGCTGATGGATGGCGCCGAGCTGATCGCCATGCAGAAGAACCGTTACTGGCTGACCCGGGGCAAGCTGACGCTGGACATGGGACCCTTCGTAGCCGCCCTGGAGTTTGCCACCGGCCGCAACGCCCGGGTGATCGGCAAACCCTCGCGGGAATTCTTCCGCCTGGCGCTCTCCCACCTCGGACTGCCCCCTCATCAGGCGGCCATGGTGGGGGACGACTGGGAATCCGACATTGGCGGCGCACAGACGGTGGGCCTGCGCACCATCCTTGTCCGAACCGGCAAGTATCAGGCCGAAGACGAGAACAATCTCGATCCGCAACCGGACGGCGTCATCGAGAGCCTGGCTGAACTGTCGGAGATCCTTGCGTGA
- a CDS encoding AMP-binding protein: MRETLLSYLPEFLDRGEDTALMGRSGLRTDYWSYRRLAQTAFQVARELGARGLVKGDRLVLWEDNSPAWVATFMGCLMRGVVVVPLDVQSSPEFVAGIERQTRPRLVLGGSPGASLEGLQSPGDSVAGFCLSAAAQPATPDWSYAGKVTGDHLAQIVFTSGTTAAPKGIRLTHRNLLSNLTPLETEIRKYAKWAAPVHPIRFLSLLPLSHVFGQMMGIFVPPLLGGQALFLNTLNPSEIISAIRRERISMLATVPRILELLRDKIERDEAARNRRPPLAELFERSAGQHWLRRWWTFRHVRRRFGWKFWAFLSGGATLDSGTEDFWKRMGYAVIQGYGMTETAAIISLAHPLRPGRGSIGKPMPGQEIKLDERGEILVRGRNISPGYWGAEEAPLTDEDGWLRTGDLGERDVRGNLYFRGRRKEVIVTSAGLNVYPGDIEAVLNQQPEIGSSAVVGVEGVQGPEPVAVLIMRSPEVDPSAAVQRANQGLSSYQQVRHWVVWPERDFPRTATQKVRKRDLVRFASRQGRDVPGHGGDDQDSLLGEILTLIEGITGTSPQRRDRQANLTSDLKLDSLARVALVTQLEDRLRMDLDESKVSEALTLGDLERLIGRPEGLSEDARTEAAPPGPETAGDSQAPSEARPDPDPARPDRENSGRSWRPYPYPYWSLRRPATWIRYIFQHCLIWPLTHLLCWTRVSGRRHWHGLREPVLVIANHVTFFDPALILARLPRRHRNRLAIAMIGERLRDFRYPPPGRGLARFTDYLAYGATAGGFNAFSLPRQTGFRRSFDYAGEAMDRGYSVLVFPEGARTKDGEMQPFQFGIGLLAAGLGAPVVPARIEGLYELKQRRFAGIHWPFTRPGQVSVTFGPPLRPSPSDSPQDLTRELEKRVRGLSRRKASKRG; this comes from the coding sequence ATGCGTGAAACCCTGCTGAGCTATCTGCCCGAGTTTCTGGACCGCGGCGAGGACACGGCGCTGATGGGCCGTTCCGGGCTGCGGACCGACTACTGGTCCTACCGCAGGCTGGCCCAGACTGCCTTCCAGGTGGCCCGGGAGTTGGGGGCCAGGGGCCTTGTCAAGGGAGACCGGCTGGTATTGTGGGAAGACAACTCGCCCGCATGGGTGGCCACCTTCATGGGGTGCCTGATGCGGGGGGTTGTCGTGGTTCCCCTGGATGTTCAGAGTTCCCCCGAGTTCGTGGCCGGCATCGAGCGCCAGACCCGGCCCAGGCTGGTTCTGGGAGGAAGCCCCGGCGCCTCGCTCGAAGGCCTGCAGTCACCGGGGGATTCAGTCGCAGGGTTCTGCCTTAGTGCCGCTGCGCAGCCAGCCACGCCGGATTGGAGTTACGCCGGCAAGGTCACTGGCGATCATCTGGCCCAGATCGTGTTTACCTCGGGGACCACGGCGGCGCCCAAGGGGATCCGCCTTACCCACCGGAACCTGCTGTCCAATCTGACTCCCCTCGAAACCGAGATCCGGAAATATGCCAAGTGGGCGGCTCCGGTTCATCCCATCCGCTTCCTGAGCCTGCTGCCCCTCAGCCACGTATTCGGCCAGATGATGGGCATTTTCGTGCCGCCTCTGCTTGGTGGCCAGGCCCTCTTTCTCAATACCCTCAACCCCTCGGAGATTATCTCGGCCATTCGGCGGGAACGGATCTCGATGCTGGCCACCGTTCCCCGCATCCTGGAGCTGCTGAGGGACAAGATCGAGCGGGACGAGGCCGCCCGCAATCGCCGTCCTCCTCTGGCCGAGTTGTTCGAACGCAGCGCCGGACAGCACTGGCTGCGTCGCTGGTGGACCTTTCGCCACGTCCGCCGCCGCTTCGGCTGGAAGTTCTGGGCCTTCCTTTCGGGAGGGGCGACGCTCGACTCCGGCACCGAAGATTTCTGGAAGAGGATGGGCTATGCCGTCATTCAGGGCTACGGAATGACCGAAACGGCGGCCATCATCAGCCTGGCCCACCCCCTTCGACCCGGCCGGGGCTCGATCGGCAAACCCATGCCCGGCCAGGAGATCAAGCTGGACGAACGAGGCGAAATCCTGGTGCGGGGCCGCAACATCTCACCCGGCTATTGGGGGGCGGAGGAGGCTCCCCTGACCGACGAGGACGGTTGGCTGAGAACCGGGGACCTGGGCGAACGGGATGTCAGGGGCAACCTCTATTTTCGAGGCAGGCGCAAGGAAGTCATCGTCACCTCGGCAGGCTTGAACGTCTACCCCGGGGATATCGAAGCTGTTCTCAATCAGCAGCCCGAGATCGGCAGCAGCGCCGTGGTTGGAGTGGAGGGGGTGCAGGGTCCCGAACCGGTGGCCGTGCTGATCATGAGAAGCCCGGAGGTGGACCCTTCAGCGGCGGTGCAACGGGCCAATCAGGGCCTCAGCTCCTACCAGCAGGTCCGTCACTGGGTGGTGTGGCCCGAGCGCGATTTTCCGCGGACGGCCACTCAGAAAGTTCGCAAGCGGGACCTGGTCCGGTTTGCGAGCCGCCAGGGAAGAGACGTGCCGGGCCATGGTGGCGACGACCAGGATAGCCTGCTGGGTGAGATCCTGACGCTCATTGAGGGCATTACCGGTACCTCGCCGCAGCGGCGGGACCGCCAAGCCAACCTGACCTCCGATCTCAAGCTGGATTCCCTGGCCCGAGTCGCGCTCGTCACCCAATTGGAAGATCGCCTTCGGATGGATCTGGACGAATCCAAAGTCAGCGAGGCTCTGACGCTGGGTGACCTGGAAAGGCTGATCGGGCGTCCGGAGGGTCTGTCCGAGGACGCCCGAACCGAGGCGGCTCCGCCAGGTCCTGAGACCGCAGGCGACTCGCAGGCTCCATCGGAAGCACGCCCAGACCCGGATCCCGCACGGCCGGACCGGGAAAATTCCGGCCGATCCTGGCGGCCTTATCCCTACCCCTACTGGTCCTTGAGGCGGCCCGCTACCTGGATCCGATATATTTTCCAGCACTGTCTTATCTGGCCGCTCACCCATTTGCTCTGCTGGACCCGGGTGAGTGGACGAAGACACTGGCACGGACTTCGGGAACCGGTGCTGGTGATTGCCAACCATGTGACCTTTTTCGATCCGGCGCTCATCCTGGCCCGTCTGCCCCGGCGCCACCGGAACCGGCTGGCCATCGCCATGATCGGCGAAAGGCTGCGGGACTTTCGATACCCTCCGCCGGGGCGCGGGCTTGCCCGCTTCACCGACTACCTGGCCTACGGCGCCACGGCCGGCGGGTTCAACGCCTTTTCACTGCCCAGGCAAACCGGGTTCCGCCGCAGCTTCGATTACGCCGGGGAGGCCATGGATCGCGGCTACAGCGTCCTGGTCTTTCCGGAGGGAGCGCGCACCAAGGATGGCGAAATGCAGCCCTTCCAGTTCGGAATAGGACTGCTGGCGGCCGGTCTTGGCGCTCCGGTCGTCCCCGCCAGGATCGAAGGATTGTATGAGCTGAAGCAGAGGAGGTTCGCAGGGATTCACTGGCCCTTCACCCGGCCCGGTCAGGTTTCCGTCACCTTCGGTCCACCGCTGCGGCCCTCGCCTTCGGATTCTCCCCAGGATCTGACCCGGGAGTTGGAGAAACGAGTCAGAGGGTTGAGTCGTCGCAAGGCCTCAAAAAGGGGTTGA